Proteins encoded together in one Styela clava chromosome 12, kaStyClav1.hap1.2, whole genome shotgun sequence window:
- the LOC120329873 gene encoding lactadherin-like, with amino-acid sequence MNSFVVCCSILLLPCVLCHMPTLYEFCSHVVANGNASLARCDSSQCQGRPGKRGNEGIRGLPGIKGERGEPGTAEHLEERMRKLEDSFLKSQKFMKNMLNSEICYMGVKNRYIIPDSQITASSFDGPSYQAYYGRLDNVDRSGGKYAVWIPGRSAIGEWHQVYFKAPKPIGGIVTQGRARNDNWVRSFKISYGNSTSAMITIQENGSDKIFTGNNDRRTKVTNMFPNVIICRYIRVYPQTWYGHMCMRLEYIDGMCHGLL; translated from the exons ATGAATTCTTTTGTTGTTTGCTGTTCTATATTGCTGCTTCCTTGTGTCTTATGTCACATGCCAACATTGTATGAATTTTGTTCACACGTGGTGGCAAACGGCAATGCGAGTCTCGCCAGATGTGACTCGAGTCAGTGCCAGGGAAGGCCAGGAAAAAGAGGAAATGAAGGAATACGTGGATTACCCGGAATAAAAGGAGAACGGGGTGAACCAGGAACAGCGGAACACCTAGAAGAAAGAATGAGGAAATTGGAAG atTCATTCCTGAAGAGTCAAAAGTTCATGAAGAATATGCTAAATT CTGAGATTTGCTACATGGGTGTCAAGAATCGTTATATCATTCCTGACTCACAAATCACAGCTTCATCATTTGATGGTCCCAGTTATCAAGCTTATTATGGAAGATTGGACAATGTGGATCGTTCTGGCGGAAAGTACGCTGTTTGGATTCCTGGTAGAA GTGCAATAGGAGAATGGCATCAGGTATATTTCAAGGCGCCAAAACCAATAGGAGGAATCGTGACACAGGGACGAGCACGCAACGATAATTGGGTTCGGTCTTTCAAAATATCGTATGGAAATTCTACCAGCGCAATGATAACAATACAAGAGAATGGTTCAGACAAG atatttactgGAAATAATGATAGAAGAACCAAGGTCACCAACATGTTTCCGAATGTAATAATATGCCGATACATTCGAGTTTATCCTCAAACATGGTATGGTCACATGTGCATGAGATTGGAATACATTGATGGAATGTGTCATGGTTTATTGTAA
- the LOC120329490 gene encoding lactadherin-like, which produces MKLLVVCCFVLLIPCVLCHMPTLYDFCSHVVANGNASLARCDSSQCQGRPGKRGNGGIRGLPGIKGERGEPGTAEHLEERINKLEDSFLKGQKFMKKMLNPEICYMGVKNRHIIPDSQITASSISSSSYQAYYGRLDNVDRSGGKWAVWASVRNAIGEWHQVDFKAPKQIEGIVTQGRPDYDQWVRSFKISYGNSTSAMITIQENGSDKVFTGNNDRNTKVTNMFPHVIICRYIRVYPQTWHNYMSMRVEYIDEMCHGLL; this is translated from the exons ATGAAATTACTTGTTGTTTGTTGTTTTGTATTGCTGATTCCCTGTGTTCTTTGTCATATGCCAACATTGTATGACTTTTGTTCACACGTGGTGGCAAACGGCAATGCGAGTCTCGCCAGATGTGACTCGAGTCAGTGCCAAGGAAGGCCAGGAAAAAGAGGAAATGGAGGAATACGTGGATTACCGGGAATAAAAGGAGAACGGGGTGAACCCGGAACAGCGGAACACTTAGAAGAAAGAATAAATAAGTTGGAAG ATTCATTCCTGAAGGGTCAAAAGTTCATGAAGAAGATGCTAAATC CTGAGATTTGCTACATGGGTGTAAAGAATCGTCATATCATTCCTGACTCACAAATCACAGCTTCATCAATTTCTAGTTCCAGTTATCAAGCTTATTATGGGAGATTGGACAATGTGGATCGTTCTGGGGGAAAGTGGGCTGTATGGGCTTCTGTTAGAA ATGCGATAGGAGAATGGCATCAGGTAGATTTCAAGGCGCCAAAACAAATAGAAGGAATCGTGACACAGGGACGACCAGACTACGATCAATGGGTTCGGTCTTTCAAAATATCGTACGGGAATTCTACCAGCGCAATGATAACAATACAAGAGAATGGTTCAGACAAG gtaTTCACTGGAAATAATGACAGAAACACCAAGGTCACCAACATGTTTCCGCATGTAATAATATGTCGATACATTCGAGTTTATCCTCAAACATGGCATAATTACATGAGCATGAGAGTGGAATACATTGATGAAATGTGTCATGGTTTATTGTAA